A region from the uncultured Ilyobacter sp. genome encodes:
- the tsaB gene encoding tRNA (adenosine(37)-N6)-threonylcarbamoyltransferase complex dimerization subunit type 1 TsaB: MLALAIDTSTKSGTVALYHKEKGLVAELNLNVNLNHSDTVMSAIDALFELSGNSIKDVERIAVSIGPGSFTGIRVGVGTAKGLAYSLKVPLVGLNELDAIANLAPHTSKRIISLIDARKERVYYAEYGYDAEDRLERKTDYMDGELGNILEGYRGEEVLFLGDGSIHYRELIKDIMRDKCFFTSNSMSLPRASVMAEICFDMPEDNVFQLEPFYLSKTQAERNREKNKKNDN; encoded by the coding sequence ATGTTGGCTTTAGCAATTGATACATCTACAAAGTCCGGAACAGTGGCTTTGTATCATAAGGAAAAGGGCCTTGTTGCCGAACTGAATCTAAATGTGAATCTAAATCACTCTGATACTGTGATGAGTGCCATAGATGCTCTTTTTGAGCTTTCGGGAAACAGTATAAAAGATGTAGAAAGAATAGCTGTAAGTATAGGACCTGGGTCTTTTACAGGGATAAGAGTGGGAGTAGGTACTGCAAAGGGGCTAGCTTATTCACTAAAAGTACCCCTGGTGGGGCTAAATGAGTTAGATGCAATAGCAAATCTTGCTCCTCATACTTCGAAGAGGATAATTTCCTTGATAGATGCAAGGAAAGAAAGAGTCTATTATGCAGAGTATGGCTATGATGCCGAGGACAGGCTAGAGAGAAAAACCGACTACATGGACGGAGAACTTGGGAACATTCTAGAGGGGTATAGAGGTGAAGAGGTACTGTTCTTAGGTGATGGGAGTATACACTATAGGGAACTGATAAAGGATATAATGAGGGACAAATGTTTTTTTACAAGTAATTCAATGTCCCTTCCTAGGGCCTCTGTGATGGCTGAAATTTGCTTTGATATGCCTGAGGACAATGTTTTTCAGCTAGAGCCCTTTTATCTCAGTAAAACCCAGGCTGAAAGAAACAGAGAGAAAAATAAAAAAAATGACAACTAA